In Arthrobacter sp. MN05-02, the genomic stretch CCAGCGCCTCCGACTCGGAGGGGGCATCGAGGGCCGAGGCCGCGCGGGCGTCGCCCGAGCCTCCGCGTTCCTTCTCGGCCTGCATGAGGTCGAGAAACCGGTCGAAGAGGTAGGCGGAGTCGTGGGGACCCGCTGCCGCCTCGGGGTGGTACTGGACGGAGAACGCGGGCAGGTCCAGGCACGCGAGGCCCTCGACGACGTCGTCGTTCAGGTTGACGTGGCTCACCTCGACGCGGCCGTAACGGCCGGCGGGTGCCTCCACGGGTCCCTCGAGCGGCGCGTCGACCGCGAAGCCGTGGTTGTGCGAGGTGATCTCCACCTTGCCGGTGCGGCGGTCCAGGACCGGCTGGTTGATGCCGCGGTGGCCGTAGCGGAGCTTGTACGTGCCGAAGCCGAGCGCGCGTCCGAGGATCTGGTTGCCGAAGCAGATCCCGAAGAACGGCATCCGCTCGTCGAGCACGCGCCGGAGGAGCTCCACCTGCGCGTCGGCCGTGGCAGGATCACCCGGGCCGTTGGACAGGAAGACGCCGTCGGGCCGCGCGGCCGCGATGTCGTCGAAGGTCGCCCCGGCCGGCAGGACGACGGTGCGCACGCCGCGCTGGGCGAAGTGCTTGGGCGTCATGGCCTTGATGCCGAGGTCCAGCGCCGCGATCGTCGCCACCGTCTCCCCGGTCCAGCCGTGGTCGGCGGGCTCGACGACGTACGCGGCGTCGATGCTGACCTCGTCGGCCAGGCGCGCGCCCGCCATGGACGGCTGGGCGACGACCTTCTCGAGCAGCCGGCCCTCCGACTGCGCGGCGTCCTCACCGGAGAAGATCCCGGCACGCATGGCGCCGCGCTCGCGCAGGTGGCGGGTGATGGCGCGCGTGTCGACGCCCTCGATGCCGACGACGCCCTGCTCGCGCAGCTGGTCGTCGAGGCTCTGCTCGGAGCGCCAGTTCGACGGGCGCCGTGCGGCGTCGCGGATGATGTAGCCGGCCACCCAGATCCGCCGGGACTCGGCGTCATCGGCGTTGACCCCGGTGTTGCCGATGTGGGGGGCCGTCTGGACCACCAGCTGGCGCGCGTAGGAGGGGTCGGTGATGGTCTCCTGGTAACCGGTCATGCCGGTGGCGAAGACGGCCTCGCCGAGGGCTGTGCCCTCGGCGCCGTAGGCGCGGCCGCGGAAGGTCCGCCCGTCCTCGAGGACGAGCACCGCGGGTGCCTTCCGATGGACCGGTGCCTTGGATTGGACGGTGCTCACAGCTGTTCCCTGCCTTCGGGGTCGGTGGAGTTCGGTGGTGTGTCGTAGCGGGGGGTTCGGCCGGCACGAGTGCCGCGACGGCGGCGACCAGCTGGGCCTTGGAGGTGGCATGACGGGTACGGAAGCCCGTATCCACCCGATCGGCGCCGAGGCGCCACGTGATCACGACGAGGCCCTCCTTCTCGACGAACTTGCCGGTCATGCCGCTGGCGAGCTGGACCGACGCGAGGTCTGTGCGGGGGATGTACACGGTGCGCGCACCCGTGCGCGTGATCAGGACACCGGCCGCGTGCACGGTGGCGACGGCGTTGCCGCGCAAACCCAGTCCGTGCACCGCGATGCGGTCGAGCCAGTCCCCCGCCGTCGTCGTCGCGACGTACTGGCCCTCGGCCTCGTAGAGTGCGGGGCCGGGATCGGCGGGAGCATCCGGGGGTTCGGCGACGTCCGCCTGGCGACGGAGCCGGTTGCGCCAGCCGAGGGCCATCAGGGCCACGACGACGAGGATGATGCCGACGGCGAGGGCCACCCACCCTAGATACTCCATGCCGGCGCCTCCTGGCTGGTCGCGGGTCCCGCGGACCGCCGGGGCGTCGCCAGGCGTCCGTCGAGCACCGTGGGATGGCCGCCGTAGAACGTCGCCCGCACGCTGCCGGGCAGCTCGAGGCCGCGGAAGGGGCTGTTGCGGCCCTTCGTGGCCATGGTCGCCGGATCGACCGTCCACCGCGCGGCGGGATCGACGAGGATCAGGTTCGCCGGCTCACCGGCCGCCAGGGGACGGCCCTGGTGGGCGAGGCGGCCGATCCGGGCCGGGGTGACGGACGTGACCCGGGCGAAGCCCTCCCAGTCGAGCAGGCCGGTCTCCACCATGGTGTGCTGCACCACGGACAGGGCGGTCTCGAGGCCGGTCATGCCCATCGCGGCCTGGGCCCACTCGCACTCCTTGTGCTCGCTCGGGTGCGGGGCGTGGTCCGTACCGACGACATCGATGGTGCCGTCGGCGAGGGCGCCCCGCAGGGCGTGGACGTCCTCCGAGGTGCGCAGCGGCGGGTTGACCTTGTAGACGGGGTCGTAGCTGCGGACGAGTTCGTCGGTGAGGAGCAGGTGGTGCGGCGTGACCTCGGCAGTGACGTCGATGCCGCGGGCCTTGGCCCAGCGGATGATCTCGACCGACCCCGCGGTGGACACGTGGCAGACGTGCAGCCGCGACCCGACGTGCTGGGCGAGCAGGACGTCGCGGGCGATGATGCTCTCCTCCGCGACCGCGGGCCACCCGGTGAGTCCGAGGACCGCCGAGACGTCGCCCTCGTTCATCTGGGCGCCCTCGGTGAGCCGCGGCTCCTGGGCGTGCTGTGCGATGACGCCGTCGAAGGCCTTGACGTACTCGAGCGCCC encodes the following:
- the pyrC gene encoding dihydroorotase; this translates as MTTNTSTLPEHLIVGASISGGAPQDLLVRDGVLAAVGPSAAEDASTAAVTIDAEGLVALPGMVDLHTHLREPGREDSETVETGSRAAALGGFTAVHAMANSSPVADTAGVVEQVYRLGLASGWVEVRPVGAVTVGLGGERLAELGAMAESRASVRVFSDDGICVSDPVLMRRALEYVKAFDGVIAQHAQEPRLTEGAQMNEGDVSAVLGLTGWPAVAEESIIARDVLLAQHVGSRLHVCHVSTAGSVEIIRWAKARGIDVTAEVTPHHLLLTDELVRSYDPVYKVNPPLRTSEDVHALRGALADGTIDVVGTDHAPHPSEHKECEWAQAAMGMTGLETALSVVQHTMVETGLLDWEGFARVTSVTPARIGRLAHQGRPLAAGEPANLILVDPAARWTVDPATMATKGRNSPFRGLELPGSVRATFYGGHPTVLDGRLATPRRSAGPATSQEAPAWSI
- the carA gene encoding carbamoyl-phosphate synthase small chain, whose translation is MSTVQSKAPVHRKAPAVLVLEDGRTFRGRAYGAEGTALGEAVFATGMTGYQETITDPSYARQLVVQTAPHIGNTGVNADDAESRRIWVAGYIIRDAARRPSNWRSEQSLDDQLREQGVVGIEGVDTRAITRHLRERGAMRAGIFSGEDAAQSEGRLLEKVVAQPSMAGARLADEVSIDAAYVVEPADHGWTGETVATIAALDLGIKAMTPKHFAQRGVRTVVLPAGATFDDIAAARPDGVFLSNGPGDPATADAQVELLRRVLDERMPFFGICFGNQILGRALGFGTYKLRYGHRGINQPVLDRRTGKVEITSHNHGFAVDAPLEGPVEAPAGRYGRVEVSHVNLNDDVVEGLACLDLPAFSVQYHPEAAAGPHDSAYLFDRFLDLMQAEKERGGSGDARAASALDAPSESEALARAAAAELGTHGSKVTGTQPRHSPAEQSSTTQEEN